The following coding sequences are from one Mycolicibacterium aichiense window:
- a CDS encoding SseB family protein — MQLVDNTIVRAAVASFAAQPNQAAALEVLRSCMFGDLLLDTTGSDAPTATGFAPGARLQIRRGRGPDGNGALLAFTRNEEIARLHPPGTATMSLVNPAIGVLKLAKSQQDAWLYIDPAGPTCAISAAEIDFALRNPNNEPLKTATVDFNAGRIDRQRVLDLLKQDGPLLLGVDETSQPGEMKFRATVMPDGSPGLFAFTSAPEVVVHNVSDAVMASTTEKVLEIAREQGYGGLVINPSGPYVAVTLAELNT, encoded by the coding sequence TTGCAGCTCGTCGACAACACAATCGTCCGCGCGGCCGTCGCATCCTTTGCGGCACAACCAAACCAGGCGGCCGCACTGGAAGTCCTGCGATCCTGCATGTTCGGTGATCTTCTGTTGGACACCACAGGTTCCGATGCGCCGACCGCGACTGGTTTCGCGCCCGGCGCACGGCTGCAGATCCGTCGTGGCAGAGGCCCAGATGGTAACGGTGCACTCTTGGCCTTCACGCGCAACGAAGAGATCGCGCGCCTTCACCCGCCGGGAACCGCGACCATGTCGTTGGTCAACCCGGCGATCGGCGTACTCAAACTCGCCAAGTCGCAACAGGATGCGTGGCTATACATCGATCCGGCCGGACCGACCTGCGCGATCTCGGCGGCGGAAATCGACTTCGCGTTGCGCAATCCCAACAACGAACCACTCAAGACCGCCACAGTAGATTTCAATGCTGGACGGATCGACCGGCAGAGGGTGCTGGATCTGCTCAAGCAGGACGGCCCTCTACTTCTTGGAGTCGACGAGACATCACAGCCCGGGGAGATGAAATTTCGGGCGACGGTGATGCCGGACGGGTCGCCCGGGCTCTTCGCCTTTACCAGTGCCCCAGAGGTGGTAGTCCACAACGTGTCGGACGCTGTCATGGCGAGCACGACAGAGAAGGTGCTCGAAATAGCCCGCGAGCAGGGCTATGGCGGTCTCGTCATCAATCCCAGCGGTCCGTACGTTGCGGTTACGTTGGCAGAGCTCAACACTTGA